One region of Nycticebus coucang isolate mNycCou1 chromosome 10, mNycCou1.pri, whole genome shotgun sequence genomic DNA includes:
- the IGSF9 gene encoding protein turtle homolog A isoform X1 → MVWCLSLAILSLIISQGADGRGKPEVVSVVGRAGESVVLGCDLLPPAGRPPLHVIEWLRFGLLLPIFIQFGLYSPRIDPDYVGRVRLQKGASLQIEGLRAEDQGWYECRVLFLDQHRPEDDSANGSWVHLTVNSPPQFQETPPPVLEVKELEPVTLRCVARGSPQPHVTWKLRGQDLGQGQGHVQLQNGTLWIQRVERSNSGVYTCQATSTEGSTTHATQLLVLGPPVIVVPPKNSTVNVSQDVSLACQAEAYPANLTYSWFQNGINVFHISRLQSRVRILVDGSLWLQAVQPDDAGHYTCVPSNGLQHSPSASAYLIVLYPAQVTAMPPETPLPIGMKGVIRCPVRADPPLLFVSWTKDGQALQLDKYPGWSQGTEGSLIIALGNEDAQGEYTCTPYNSLGTAGPSPVTRVLLKAPPAFIERPKEEYFQEVGRELLIPCSARGDPPPVVSWAKVGWGLRGQAQVDSNSSLILRPLTKEAHGRWECSASNAVARVVTSTNVYVLGTSPHVVTNVSVVPLPKGANVSWEPGFDGGYLQRFSVWYTPLAKRPDRAHHDWVSLAVPIGAAHLLVPGLQPHTQYQFSVLAQNRLGSGPFSEIVLSAPEGLPITTAAPRLTPTEIRPSLSPPRGLVAVRTSRGVLLHWDPPELVPKRLDGYILEGRQGSQGWEVLDRAVSGAETQLLVPGLIKDVHYEFRLVALAGSYVSDPSNTANVSTSGLEVYPSRMQLPGLLPQPVLAGLVGGVCFLGVAVLVSILAACLMNRRRAVRRRRKRLRQDPPLLFSPPRKSASHSAPGSDSPDSVVKLKLQGSPVPSLRQSLLWGEPAGPPSSHTDPPSGRGPLPLETICRGPDGRFVMGPTVGASQERSGSEQAEPQTPDRRLARSFHCSSSSPSGAPQPLCIADISPVVPPPAAPPSPLPGPGPLLQYLSLPFFREMNVDGDWPPLEEPGPAAPPDYMDTRPCPTSSFLPPPDSPPMSTRAALPGTVVRAVAALEAPYTALADWTLRERLLPSLLPAAPRGSLTSQSSGRGSASFLRPPSTAPSAGGSYLSPVPGDTSSWASGPERWPRREHVVTVSKRRNTSVDENYEWDSEFPGDMELLETMHLGLAGSRFRPDTEPELGPKIPEEGCLLNTAHATGPEARCAALREEFLAFCRRRDATRARLPAYRQPAPHPEQATLL, encoded by the exons ATGGTGTGGTGCCTCAGTCTGGCCATCCTCAGCCTGATCATCAGCCAGGGGGCTGACG GTCGAGGGAAGCCTGAGGTGGTGTCTGTGGTGGGCCGGGCTGGGGAGAGTGTGGTGCTGGGCTGTGACCTGCTGCCCCCGGCTGGCCGGCCCCCTCTGCATGTCATCGAGTGGCTGCGCTTTGGACTCCTGCTTCCCATCTTCATCCAGTTCGGCCTCTACTCTCCCCGAATTGACCCTGATTACGTGG GACGAGTCCGCCTGCAGAAGGGGGCATCTCTCCAGATCGAGGGGCTCCGGGCGGAAGACCAGGGCTGGTACGAGTGCCGCGTTCTCTTCCTGGACCAGCACAGGCCTGAAGACGATTCTGCTAACGGCTCCTGGGTGCACCTGACAGTCAATT CGCCCCCTCAATTTCAGGAGACGCCTCCTCCGGTGTTGGAAGTGAAGGAACTGGAGCCTGTGACCCTGCGTTGTGTGGCCCGGGGCAGCCCCCAGCCTCATGTGACCTGGAAGCTCCGAGGACAAGAccttggccagggccagggtcaCGTGCAA CTGCAGAACGGGACGCTGTGGATTCAGAGGGTGGAGCGAAGCAACTCTGGGGTCTACACCTGCCAAGCCACCAGCACTGAGGGCAGCACCACCCACGCCACACAGCTGCTGGTGCTAG GACCTCCCGTCATCGTGGTGCCCCCCAAGAACAGCACCGTCAATGTCTCCCAGGATGTCTCCCTGGCCTGCCAGGCTGAGGCATACCCTGCTAACCTCACCTACAGCTGGTTCCAGAATGGCATCAATGTCTTTCACATCAG TCGGCTGCAGTCCCGTGTGCGGATCCTGGTGGACGGGAGCCTGTGGCTGCAGGCTGTGCAGCCCGACGATGCCGGCCACTATACCTGTGTGCCCAGCAATGGCCTCCAGCATTCACCCTCAGCCTCTGCCTACCTCATTGTGCTCT ACCCAGCCCAGGTGACAGCCATGCCTCCCGAGACACCCCTGCCCATAGGCATGAAGGGAGTGATCCGGTGCCCAGTTCGTGCTGACCCCCCACTGCTGTTTGTCAGCTGGACCAAGGATGGGCAGGCCCTGCAGCTGGACAAG TACCCTGGCTGGTCCCAGGGCACAGAGGGCTCACTGATCATCGCCTTGGGGAATGAGGATGCCCAGGGAGAATACACCTGCACTCCCTATAATAGTCTGGGCACTGCTGGGCCCTCCCCAGTGACCCGCGTGCTGCTCAAG GCTCCCCCAGCTTTTATAGAAAGGCCTAAGGAAGAATATTTCCAAGAAGTAGGGCGGGAGTTACTCATCCCTTGTTCTGCTCGAGGGGACCCTCCTCCTGTTGTCTCCTGGGCTAAG GTGGGCTGGGGGCTGCGTGGCCAGGCCCAAGTGGACAGCAACAGCAGCCTTATACTGCGACCATTGACCAAGGAGGCCCATGGGCGCTGGGAATGCAGTGCCAGCAATGCTGTAGCCCGAGTGGTCACCTCCACAAATGTCTACGTGCTGG GCACCAGTCCCCATGTTGTCACCAATGTGTCTGTGGTGCCTTTGCCCAAGGGTGCCAATGTCTCCTGGGAGCCTGGCTTTGATGGTGGCTACCTGCAGAGGTTCAGTGTCTGGTACACCCCACT GGCCAAGCGTCCTGACCGAGCCCACCATGACTGGGTGTCCTTGGCTGTGCCTATCGGGGCTGCTCACCTCCTGGTGCCCGGGCTGCAGCCCCACACCCAGTACCAGTTCAGTGTGCTGGCCCAGAACAGGCTGGGGAGTGGGCCCTTCAGTGAGATTGTCTTGTCTGCTCCTGAAG GGCTTCCTATCACAACAGCTGCTCCCAGGCTTACCCCGACAGAGATACGGCCTTCTCTGTCCCCTCCACGAGGTCTGGTAGCAGTGAGAACATCCCGGGGGGTACTTCTGCATTGGGATCCCCCAGAACTGGTCCCTAAGAGACTAGATGGCTACATCTTGGAAGGACGGCAAGGCTCCCAGGGCTGGGAGGTGCTGGACCGGGCCGTGTCTGGCGCGGAAACACAGCTGCTGGTGCCAGGCCTCATCAAG GATGTCCACTATGAATTCCGCCTGGTGGCCTTAGCAGGAAGTTATGTCAGCGACCCCAGCAACACCGCCAATGTCTCCACTTCCG GCCTAGAGGTCTACCCGTCGCGTATGCAGCTGCCGGGCCTCCTGCCCCAACCTGTGCTGGCAGGCCTGGTGGGCGGGGTCTGCTTCCTGGGCGTGGCCGTCCTCGTGAGCATCCTGGCTGCTTGCCTCATGAACCGGCGCAGGGCGGTTCGTAGAAGACGAAAACGCCTCCGCCAAG ATCCACCTCTTCTCTTTTCCCCGCCCCGGAAGTCAGCTTCACA CTCTGCTCCGGGATCCGACAGTCCAGACAGCGTGGTGAAGCTGAAACTCCAGGGTTCCCCAGTTCCCAGCTTGCGCCAGAGTCTGCTCTGGGGAGAGCCCGCTGGACCTCCCAGCTCCCATACGGATCCTCCTTCTGGACGGGGACCTTTACCCCTGGAGACCATTTGTCGCGGCCCAGATGGGCGCTTTGTGATGGGACCCACCGTGGGGGCCTCCCAAGAAAGATCAGGCTCAGAGCAGGCAGAACCTCAGACTCCAGACCGGCGTCTGGCCCGGTCCTTTCACTGCAGCAGCAGCAGTCCCAGTGGGGCACCCCAGCCCCTCTGCATCGCAGACATCAGCCCTGTGGTGCCCCCTCCAGCAGCACCGCCCAGTCCCCTTCCAGGTCCGGGACCCCTGCTTCAGTACCTGAGCCTGCCTTTCTTCCGGGAGATGAATGTGGATGGGGACTGGCCCCCTCTTGAGGAGCCTGGCCCTGCTGCCCCACCAGATTATATGGATACCCGGCCCTGCCCCACCTCATCTTTCCTTCCGCCCCCAGACTCACCACCTATGTCCACCAGGGCAGCACTTCCTGGGACTGTGGTACGGGCTGTGGCTGCCCTGGAGGCCCCTTACACAGCCCTGGCTGATTGGACATTGAGGGAGCGGCTGCTGCCAAGCCTGCTTCCTGCCGCCCCTCGGGGTAGCCTTACAAGCCAGAGCAGTGGGCGGGGCAGTGCCTCTTTCCTGCGgcccccctccacagccccctctgCAGGAGGCAGCTACCTCAGCCCTGTTCCTGGAGACACCAGCAGCTGGGCCAGTGGCCCTGAGAGGTGGCCCCGAAGGGAGCATGTGGTGACAGTAAGCAAGAG GAGGAACACATCAGTGGATGAGAACTATGAATGGGACTCAGAATTCCCCGGGGACATGGAACTGCTGGAGACTATGCACCTGGGCTTGGCCGGATCCCGGTTCCGACCTGACACTGAGCCAGAGCTAG GTCCAAAGATCCCAGAGGAGGGCTGTCTCCTGAACACTGCCCATGCTACTGGCCCTGAGGCCCGGTGTGCTGCCCTCCGGGAGGAATTCCTTGCCTTCTGCCGCCGCAGGGATGCTACTAGGGCTCGGCTACCTGCCTATCGACAGCCAGCCCCGCACCCGGAACAGGCCACTCTGCTGTGA
- the TAGLN2 gene encoding transgelin-2, with the protein MANRGPAYGLSREVQQKIEKQYDADLEQILIQWITTQCRKDVGRPQPGRENFQNWLKDGTVLCELINGLYPEGQAPVKKIQSSTMAFKQMEQISQFLQAAERYGINTTDIFQTVDLWEGKNMACVQRTLMNLGGLAVARDDGLFSGDPNWFPKKSKENPRNFSDNQLQEGKNVIGLQMGTNRGASQAGMTGYGMPRQIL; encoded by the exons ATGGCCAACAGGGGACCTGCGTATGGCCTGAGCCGGGAGGTGCAGCAGAAGATTGAGAAACAATATGATGCTGACTTGGAGCAGATCCTGATCCAGTGGATCACCACCCAATGCCGCAAGGATGTGGGCCGGCCCCAGCCTGGGCGTGAGAACTTCCAGAACTGGCTCAAGGATGGCACG GTACTGTGTGAGCTTATTAATGGACTGTACCCTGAGGGGCAGGCCCCGGTAAAGAAGATACAGTCCTCCACCATGGCATTCAAACAGATGGAGCAGATCTCTCAATTCCTGCAAGCAGCTGAGCGCTACGGCATCAACACCACTGACATCTTCCAAACTGTGGACCTCTGGGAAG GAAAGAACATGGCCTGTGTGCAACGAACCCTGATGAACCTGGGTGGGCTGGCAGTAGCCCGGGATGATGGGCTCTTCTCTGGGGATCCCAATTGGTTCCCTAA GAAATCCAAGGAGAACCCTCGGAACTTCTCAGACAACCAGCTGCAAGAGGGCAAGAACGTGATTGGGTTACAGATGGGCACCAACCGCGGGGCATCTCAGGCGGGCATGACTGGCTATGGGATGCCGCGCCAGATCCTCTGA
- the IGSF9 gene encoding protein turtle homolog A isoform X2, whose protein sequence is MVWCLSLAILSLIISQGADGRVRLQKGASLQIEGLRAEDQGWYECRVLFLDQHRPEDDSANGSWVHLTVNSPPQFQETPPPVLEVKELEPVTLRCVARGSPQPHVTWKLRGQDLGQGQGHVQLQNGTLWIQRVERSNSGVYTCQATSTEGSTTHATQLLVLGPPVIVVPPKNSTVNVSQDVSLACQAEAYPANLTYSWFQNGINVFHISRLQSRVRILVDGSLWLQAVQPDDAGHYTCVPSNGLQHSPSASAYLIVLYPAQVTAMPPETPLPIGMKGVIRCPVRADPPLLFVSWTKDGQALQLDKYPGWSQGTEGSLIIALGNEDAQGEYTCTPYNSLGTAGPSPVTRVLLKAPPAFIERPKEEYFQEVGRELLIPCSARGDPPPVVSWAKVGWGLRGQAQVDSNSSLILRPLTKEAHGRWECSASNAVARVVTSTNVYVLGTSPHVVTNVSVVPLPKGANVSWEPGFDGGYLQRFSVWYTPLAKRPDRAHHDWVSLAVPIGAAHLLVPGLQPHTQYQFSVLAQNRLGSGPFSEIVLSAPEGLPITTAAPRLTPTEIRPSLSPPRGLVAVRTSRGVLLHWDPPELVPKRLDGYILEGRQGSQGWEVLDRAVSGAETQLLVPGLIKDVHYEFRLVALAGSYVSDPSNTANVSTSGLEVYPSRMQLPGLLPQPVLAGLVGGVCFLGVAVLVSILAACLMNRRRAVRRRRKRLRQDPPLLFSPPRKSASHSAPGSDSPDSVVKLKLQGSPVPSLRQSLLWGEPAGPPSSHTDPPSGRGPLPLETICRGPDGRFVMGPTVGASQERSGSEQAEPQTPDRRLARSFHCSSSSPSGAPQPLCIADISPVVPPPAAPPSPLPGPGPLLQYLSLPFFREMNVDGDWPPLEEPGPAAPPDYMDTRPCPTSSFLPPPDSPPMSTRAALPGTVVRAVAALEAPYTALADWTLRERLLPSLLPAAPRGSLTSQSSGRGSASFLRPPSTAPSAGGSYLSPVPGDTSSWASGPERWPRREHVVTVSKRRNTSVDENYEWDSEFPGDMELLETMHLGLAGSRFRPDTEPELGPKIPEEGCLLNTAHATGPEARCAALREEFLAFCRRRDATRARLPAYRQPAPHPEQATLL, encoded by the exons ATGGTGTGGTGCCTCAGTCTGGCCATCCTCAGCCTGATCATCAGCCAGGGGGCTGACG GACGAGTCCGCCTGCAGAAGGGGGCATCTCTCCAGATCGAGGGGCTCCGGGCGGAAGACCAGGGCTGGTACGAGTGCCGCGTTCTCTTCCTGGACCAGCACAGGCCTGAAGACGATTCTGCTAACGGCTCCTGGGTGCACCTGACAGTCAATT CGCCCCCTCAATTTCAGGAGACGCCTCCTCCGGTGTTGGAAGTGAAGGAACTGGAGCCTGTGACCCTGCGTTGTGTGGCCCGGGGCAGCCCCCAGCCTCATGTGACCTGGAAGCTCCGAGGACAAGAccttggccagggccagggtcaCGTGCAA CTGCAGAACGGGACGCTGTGGATTCAGAGGGTGGAGCGAAGCAACTCTGGGGTCTACACCTGCCAAGCCACCAGCACTGAGGGCAGCACCACCCACGCCACACAGCTGCTGGTGCTAG GACCTCCCGTCATCGTGGTGCCCCCCAAGAACAGCACCGTCAATGTCTCCCAGGATGTCTCCCTGGCCTGCCAGGCTGAGGCATACCCTGCTAACCTCACCTACAGCTGGTTCCAGAATGGCATCAATGTCTTTCACATCAG TCGGCTGCAGTCCCGTGTGCGGATCCTGGTGGACGGGAGCCTGTGGCTGCAGGCTGTGCAGCCCGACGATGCCGGCCACTATACCTGTGTGCCCAGCAATGGCCTCCAGCATTCACCCTCAGCCTCTGCCTACCTCATTGTGCTCT ACCCAGCCCAGGTGACAGCCATGCCTCCCGAGACACCCCTGCCCATAGGCATGAAGGGAGTGATCCGGTGCCCAGTTCGTGCTGACCCCCCACTGCTGTTTGTCAGCTGGACCAAGGATGGGCAGGCCCTGCAGCTGGACAAG TACCCTGGCTGGTCCCAGGGCACAGAGGGCTCACTGATCATCGCCTTGGGGAATGAGGATGCCCAGGGAGAATACACCTGCACTCCCTATAATAGTCTGGGCACTGCTGGGCCCTCCCCAGTGACCCGCGTGCTGCTCAAG GCTCCCCCAGCTTTTATAGAAAGGCCTAAGGAAGAATATTTCCAAGAAGTAGGGCGGGAGTTACTCATCCCTTGTTCTGCTCGAGGGGACCCTCCTCCTGTTGTCTCCTGGGCTAAG GTGGGCTGGGGGCTGCGTGGCCAGGCCCAAGTGGACAGCAACAGCAGCCTTATACTGCGACCATTGACCAAGGAGGCCCATGGGCGCTGGGAATGCAGTGCCAGCAATGCTGTAGCCCGAGTGGTCACCTCCACAAATGTCTACGTGCTGG GCACCAGTCCCCATGTTGTCACCAATGTGTCTGTGGTGCCTTTGCCCAAGGGTGCCAATGTCTCCTGGGAGCCTGGCTTTGATGGTGGCTACCTGCAGAGGTTCAGTGTCTGGTACACCCCACT GGCCAAGCGTCCTGACCGAGCCCACCATGACTGGGTGTCCTTGGCTGTGCCTATCGGGGCTGCTCACCTCCTGGTGCCCGGGCTGCAGCCCCACACCCAGTACCAGTTCAGTGTGCTGGCCCAGAACAGGCTGGGGAGTGGGCCCTTCAGTGAGATTGTCTTGTCTGCTCCTGAAG GGCTTCCTATCACAACAGCTGCTCCCAGGCTTACCCCGACAGAGATACGGCCTTCTCTGTCCCCTCCACGAGGTCTGGTAGCAGTGAGAACATCCCGGGGGGTACTTCTGCATTGGGATCCCCCAGAACTGGTCCCTAAGAGACTAGATGGCTACATCTTGGAAGGACGGCAAGGCTCCCAGGGCTGGGAGGTGCTGGACCGGGCCGTGTCTGGCGCGGAAACACAGCTGCTGGTGCCAGGCCTCATCAAG GATGTCCACTATGAATTCCGCCTGGTGGCCTTAGCAGGAAGTTATGTCAGCGACCCCAGCAACACCGCCAATGTCTCCACTTCCG GCCTAGAGGTCTACCCGTCGCGTATGCAGCTGCCGGGCCTCCTGCCCCAACCTGTGCTGGCAGGCCTGGTGGGCGGGGTCTGCTTCCTGGGCGTGGCCGTCCTCGTGAGCATCCTGGCTGCTTGCCTCATGAACCGGCGCAGGGCGGTTCGTAGAAGACGAAAACGCCTCCGCCAAG ATCCACCTCTTCTCTTTTCCCCGCCCCGGAAGTCAGCTTCACA CTCTGCTCCGGGATCCGACAGTCCAGACAGCGTGGTGAAGCTGAAACTCCAGGGTTCCCCAGTTCCCAGCTTGCGCCAGAGTCTGCTCTGGGGAGAGCCCGCTGGACCTCCCAGCTCCCATACGGATCCTCCTTCTGGACGGGGACCTTTACCCCTGGAGACCATTTGTCGCGGCCCAGATGGGCGCTTTGTGATGGGACCCACCGTGGGGGCCTCCCAAGAAAGATCAGGCTCAGAGCAGGCAGAACCTCAGACTCCAGACCGGCGTCTGGCCCGGTCCTTTCACTGCAGCAGCAGCAGTCCCAGTGGGGCACCCCAGCCCCTCTGCATCGCAGACATCAGCCCTGTGGTGCCCCCTCCAGCAGCACCGCCCAGTCCCCTTCCAGGTCCGGGACCCCTGCTTCAGTACCTGAGCCTGCCTTTCTTCCGGGAGATGAATGTGGATGGGGACTGGCCCCCTCTTGAGGAGCCTGGCCCTGCTGCCCCACCAGATTATATGGATACCCGGCCCTGCCCCACCTCATCTTTCCTTCCGCCCCCAGACTCACCACCTATGTCCACCAGGGCAGCACTTCCTGGGACTGTGGTACGGGCTGTGGCTGCCCTGGAGGCCCCTTACACAGCCCTGGCTGATTGGACATTGAGGGAGCGGCTGCTGCCAAGCCTGCTTCCTGCCGCCCCTCGGGGTAGCCTTACAAGCCAGAGCAGTGGGCGGGGCAGTGCCTCTTTCCTGCGgcccccctccacagccccctctgCAGGAGGCAGCTACCTCAGCCCTGTTCCTGGAGACACCAGCAGCTGGGCCAGTGGCCCTGAGAGGTGGCCCCGAAGGGAGCATGTGGTGACAGTAAGCAAGAG GAGGAACACATCAGTGGATGAGAACTATGAATGGGACTCAGAATTCCCCGGGGACATGGAACTGCTGGAGACTATGCACCTGGGCTTGGCCGGATCCCGGTTCCGACCTGACACTGAGCCAGAGCTAG GTCCAAAGATCCCAGAGGAGGGCTGTCTCCTGAACACTGCCCATGCTACTGGCCCTGAGGCCCGGTGTGCTGCCCTCCGGGAGGAATTCCTTGCCTTCTGCCGCCGCAGGGATGCTACTAGGGCTCGGCTACCTGCCTATCGACAGCCAGCCCCGCACCCGGAACAGGCCACTCTGCTGTGA